The Bacillota bacterium genomic interval ACGCCTGGCCTGCTCCCTCTGAGCCGGCGATAGAACCCTGTAACAGTTGTGCAAAGGCGAGCGTGGAGCGAAGCGGCTTGACAAGAGAGGGTTTCTCGGACTACCAAGAAGGCGCACACCGGCATGCCCAGCGGCGCGTTCACCCCGTACTTCAGATTCTCGCCCCCGCACGTAAGCTGGTTAGGGCCCACCAAGCGGCCCATCGTTTACAGCCTCGCGCTCGCCGGGCGCGTTTGTTTTCACCCTGGTGAGCACCCGAACTCGTGCTTGGTTGGCAGCCGGCACGACCCTCATCCAGGCTGGAACGGACGGCCCAATCTCATCCCGTACCGCCGGAGGCATCCACACCTCGGACGCGGACTGCCGCAGCAACTCCAGCCTCCCTATCCGCCCGAGGGCGATGCAGACCGTGCTTTCCACGATGAGGATGGAGGGCATGCTGCAAGTCCTTGTCGAGCGCTTCGGGCGAGCAACGGAAAACCGAGATCCCGTGCTTGTTGAGGATCTCTACGAACGCCCGGACGGAATAACGGGCCAGTTCGGCGGCCTTGCCCAGAGAAAGCTTACGAGCCTCGTAGAGTTTCATCGCGAGGCGAAGAAGGGCCTCATCCCTCGAAACATGGTCGGGTAAGACGACCGTGAGTTCAGGCATTTCACCCAACTTCCTCTCGCACCCGTCCGTCATCGCCACGGGGCTTTCCCTCAACTTTTCGGCCCCATCATACCACACCCCGGGCACCCAGCCTTGTGTCGGTAGTCCGGGTCGGACTCGCAAGCCAACGCCCGGAACCGCCCCGGTTCGTACCGGGCGGTCGCAGGGCCTGGGCGATGTCCTGCGTGGCCGAGGATGGGTCCCGCCGGTGTCTGTCAGTAAAGAGTTGCTGTCGAAGGGCGATATCGTCGGCCCTTGCGACCGCTGGATTGGTCTCGATATCGCCAACCGCCCCTACGATCCGAATGCGCGGGTCGCCGGCAATGGCCAGCGTCGGCGGCGACCCTGGGTAGGCGCCGAACCCCGGGAGTTGCGCGTATGCCTGCAGGACGAGCCAGCGAACGATGAGGTCGGCGCGCTCGTCCCAGGTGTTCGGTAGGCGATACGGCGCCGTGGCGGCCGCGATCTCCTGCAGCAGGTCACCCCGCTCCTCGCTCACCTGCCGGAGGAGCTGGTCGAGCATGCGCTGCCGCTCCCCCGGCCGCAGGGTGCGGCGCAAGCCCGCCTCGGCAGCGAAGAAGTCCATGATCTCCGCCGCTCTCCGCCGGATCTGAACATCGATCTGCTGTTCGAAGGTGTCGGTACCAGCTTCGTTGAGATTTCGCGAAAGCGGGCGGCCGTCCTGATCTACCACCCCGGCGTTTTCGAGGGCCCCGGCAAAGGGTTCGAGCCGCCAGAGCGATAGCATGCGCCCCCAACCTCCGGGAGGCGGCCTCAGACGGAAGGCTTTGCTGGCAAGAACCAACGGGCGGGCGCA includes:
- a CDS encoding UPF0175 family protein, whose translation is MTDGCERKLGEMPELTVVLPDHVSRDEALLRLAMKLYEARKLSLGKAAELARYSVRAFVEILNKHGISVFRCSPEALDKDLQHALHPHRGKHGLHRPRADREAGVAAAVRVRGVDASGGTG